One window of Athalia rosae chromosome 2, iyAthRosa1.1, whole genome shotgun sequence genomic DNA carries:
- the LOC105683104 gene encoding protein phosphatase PP2A 55 kDa regulatory subunit isoform X2, whose product MDSGEPSSNGDIQWCFSQVKGTLEDDVTEADIISCVEFNHDGDLLATGDKGGRVVIFQRDPISKNSIPRRGEYNVYSTFQSHEPEFDYLKSLEIEEKINKIRWLKRKNPAHFLLSTNDKTIKLWKVSERDKRVEGYNTKEENGSIRDPACITALRVPTIKPMELMVEASPRRIFANAHTYHINSISVNSDQETYLSADDLRINLWHLEITDQSFNIVDIKPTNMEELTEVITAAEFHPVECNLLVYSSSKGTIRLCDMRAAALCDRHSKLFEEPEDPTNRSFFSEIISSISDVKLSNSGRYMISRDYLSVKVWDLHMETKPIECYHVHDYLRSKLCSLYENDCIFDKFECCWSGNDSAIMTGSYNNFFRVFDRSTKRDLTLEAARDIAKPKTLLKPRKVCTGGKRKKDEISVDCLDFNKKILHTAWHPSENVVAVAATNNLFLFQDKL is encoded by the exons ATGGATAGCGGAGAACCGTCAA GCAACGGTGATATACAGTGGTGCTTCTCACAGGTGAAGGGTACCCTAGAAGACGACGTTACGGAGG ctGATATAATCTCCTGCGTTGAGTTTAACCATGATGGCGATCTTCTCGCAACAGGAGACAAAGGCGGACGAGTCGTCATTTTCCAGAGAGATCCTATT agtAAAAACAGTATACCACGTCGCGGAGAGTACAACGTTTATAGTACCTTCCAAAGCCACGAACCAGAGTTTGATTACTTAAAATCTttagaaatagaagaaaaaattaacaaaattagatggcttaagagaaaaaatcctGCACACTTCCTACTTTCTACAAACGACAAGACTATTAAACTATGGAAAGTCAGTGAACGAGACAAGAGAGTCGAGGGATATAACactaaagaagaaaatggatCTATTAGGGATCCAGCTTGTATTACAGCGCTCAGG gTACCCACCATAAAACCAATGGAATTAATGGTGGAGGCGTCACCGAGACGGATTTTTGCCAATGCGCACACGTATCACATAAACAGTATCAGTGTCAATAGTGACCAGGAGACATATCTCAGTGCAGATGATCTTAGAATAAACCTGTGGCATCTTGAAATCACCGATCAGAGTTTca ATATCGTAGATATTAAGCCGACGAATATGGAAGAGCTGACAGAAGTGATAACTGCCGCTGAATTCCATCCAGTTGAGTGCAACTTATTAGTTTACAGCAGTAGCAAAGGAACAATCAGGCTGTGTGATATGAGGGCTGCTGCCCTATGTGATCGACATAGCAAACTTTTTGAAGAACCAGAAGATCCGACAAATAGAAGCTTTTTCTCAGAAATCATATCGTCAATTAGTGACGTAAAATTAAGCAACTCTGGCAGGTATATGATTAGCAGAGACTACCTCAGTGTCAAAGTTTGGGACCTACACATGGAGACTAAGCCCATCGAGTGTTATCAC GTGCACGATTACCTGAGATCAAAACTCTGTTCGTTGTACGAGAATGACTGCATTTTTGACAAATTCGAATGTTGTTGGAGTGGAAACGACTCGGCAATCATGACCGGTTCTTATAACAATTTCTTCAGAGTATTTGATCGCTCTACAAAACGAGATCTTACTTTAGAAGCTGCCCGTGATATCGCTAAGCCTAAAACACTGCTCAAACCACGAAAG GTATGCACAGGTGGTAAAcgcaaaaaagatgaaattagTGTAGATTGTTTGGactttaataaaaaaattctacatacCGCATGGCATCCGTCTGAAAATGTTGTTGCTGTAGCAGCTACCAACAATCTCTTTCTATTTCAAGACAAACTTTAG
- the LOC105683066 gene encoding E3 UFM1-protein ligase 1 homolog isoform X3, with protein sequence MVSGGRINLAELAKILNVDLAQVSKAAADIERHDKSIKIVLGQLIDKTYVMKISGEINERLSQHGHIDVSQLTLNYDLPAEFLQSTVEKELGKTIFGRQDAQDLRMFYTEGYVARNRAKTRGALSAITRPTPISAVLGQCSVPERIFPSIVDNLQELRQIPGIVSGKQGNNGIYVPTIYSKGQSEWVDNFYKQNGYLEYDALFRLGLSDPQNFVKRHFVNEKLTMLDSVAVGSAVTDQVDANVEEAAATGSFVDIYPLLPSVFTPEDAEALLRDAIKRINTNIHIFANTVAISDAFLQSLLLPFENIVAKKAEAAVDSGKWLQYVAETRIKSKSIDNTVESKMDKREERRKKAVGGKAGGGSQGRETRTKSTKKKSHRGKSGHNNVDSDDAHEAQDSGRKEFVLLTIVDVANEIGKQESLSDIEGLVPELASHLQAGLNQRAMALAEQLAQTTKINNLSVVEERLNAIALNIRIFDKGIKQLDKTVQPSLTKYLLKTLGVDLVTELIKVAAQQNVVQCPDVITNEARQKIIAELPPDVREPLNLIHKVASSGASVDELLNAAEPALAACCMVLRKYDKKKERPAVVGHREALLEQLSVTRDPALVLHLTTSILFTAVTQTALHMSGRHVFSILDFLLPYIQQDVRASLRAYHDLVLMVLSSADADAKQKVQWLLDRDLEDIKNIAINFKKQLKSDKPQDGNA encoded by the exons ATG GTCTCTGGAGGTCGCATTAACTTGGCAGAGTTGGCAAAAATACTCAATGTCGATCTCGCTCAG GTTTCAAAAGCTGCTGCAGATATTGAAAGACATGACAAGTCAATTAAAATCGTCCTGGGTCAACTCATTGACAAAACCTATGTCATGAAAATTTCTggggaaataaatgaaagattgAGCCAACATGGACACATTGATGTATCACAGCTCACTCTCAACTACGATCTGCCAGCGGAATTCCTGCAATCCACTGTAGAAAAAGAACTAGGAAAAACTATATTTGGTAGACAGGATGCACAGGACCTAAGAATGTTTTACACTGAAGGCTATGTTGCGCGAAATCGAGCAAAGACCAGAGGAGCATTGTCGGCGATTACCAGACCCACCCCAATTTCAGCTGTTCTTGGCCAATGCTCCGTACCAGAGAGAATCTTTCCAT CGATAGTTGACAACTTGCAAGAGCTGAGGCAGATACCAGGCATTGTGAGTGGGAAACAGGGTAACAACGGAATTTACGTTCCAACAATTTATTCAAAGGGTCAAAGCGAGTGGGTAGACAACTTTTACAAACAGAACGGCTATCTCG aATATGATGCTTTATTTCGACTTGGTTTGTCGGACCCACAAAACTTTGTCAAACGTCATTTTGTCAATGAGAAATTGACTATGCTAGACTCCGTTGCGGTAGGTTCTGCCGTGACAGATCAAGTAGATGCGAACGTTGAGGAGGCTGCGGCAACCGGCTCATTTGTTGATATATACCCGTTGCTGCCTTCGGTATTCACACCAGAAGATGCTGAAGCTTTGCTCAGAGATGCAATAAAACGGATAAACACAAACATTCACATTTTTGCTAACACTGTCGCTATCTCTGATGCTTTCCTTCAGAGTCTGCTCTTaccatttgaaaatattgtcgCAAAAAAAGCCGAGGCAGCAGTAGACAGTGGCAAGTGGCTACAGTATGTGGCAGAGACTAGAATCAAGTCAAAAAGTATCGATAATACAGTTGAGTCTAAAATGGACAAGCGGGAAGAACGTCGAAAAAAAGCAGTTGGGGGAAAGGCTGGGGGTGGGAGTCAGGGGCGTGAGACGAGAACAAAgtcaacgaagaagaagagtcaCCGTGGCAAAAGTGGGCACAACAACGTTGATTCAGATGATGCCCATGAAGCGCAGGATTCAGGGAGAAAGGAGTTTGTATTATTAACTATAGTCGACGTTGCGAATGAGATAGGCAAGCAGGAAAGTCTCTCGGACATCGAGGGTCTTGTTCCTGAGTTGGCTTCTCATTTACAAGCTGGCCTGAACCAACGCGCTATGGCTTTGGCTGAGCAACTTGCACAGAcaacaaaaattaacaatttgtCTGTAGTCGAGGAAAGATTGAACGCAATTGCtctaaatatacgtatatttgacAAGGGGATAAAACAACTTGACAAAACCGTTCAGCCAAGCCTCACCAAGTATCTACTGAAGACGTTGGGAGTCGATTTAGTGACTGAGTTAATTAAGGTTGCCGCACAGCAAAACGTTGTGCAATGTCCTGATGTGATTACGAATGAGGCAAGGCAGAAGATAATTGCAGAGCTACCGCCAGATGTGAGAGAACCCCTGAACTTAATTCACAAAGTAGCAAGTTCTGGAGCCTCCGTCGATGAGTTGCTGAATGCAGCAGAGCCTGCCTTAGCTGCCTGTTGCATGGTTTTGAGGAAGTATgacaagaagaaagaaaggccTGCAGTTGTTGGGCATCGAGAGGCTTTGTTGGAACAATTGTCAGTAACCCGAGACCCAGCCCTAGTCCTACATCTCACTACGAGCATACTCTTCACAGCTGTTACGCAGACAGCGCTTCATATGTCCGGCAGACACGTTTTCTCCATTCTTGATTTCCTGCTACCGTACATCCAACAGGACGTTCGTGCATCCTTACGGGCATATCACG aTCTAGTTTTGATGGTGCTCAGCTCAGCCGATGCGGACGCAAAGCAAAAAGTCCAGTGGCTATTAGACCGTGATCTAGAAGACATCAAAAATATtgcgatcaatttcaaaaagcaATTGAAATCCGACAAGCCACAAGATGGTAACGCGTAA
- the LOC105683066 gene encoding E3 UFM1-protein ligase 1 homolog isoform X1, with protein sequence MTAVDWDEVKRLAADFQKAQLSSTLQRLSERNCIEIVTRLLESKLIEVIFTTDGKDYITPQHLIREIKDELQVSGGRINLAELAKILNVDLAQVSKAAADIERHDKSIKIVLGQLIDKTYVMKISGEINERLSQHGHIDVSQLTLNYDLPAEFLQSTVEKELGKTIFGRQDAQDLRMFYTEGYVARNRAKTRGALSAITRPTPISAVLGQCSVPERIFPSIVDNLQELRQIPGIVSGKQGNNGIYVPTIYSKGQSEWVDNFYKQNGYLEYDALFRLGLSDPQNFVKRHFVNEKLTMLDSVAVGSAVTDQVDANVEEAAATGSFVDIYPLLPSVFTPEDAEALLRDAIKRINTNIHIFANTVAISDAFLQSLLLPFENIVAKKAEAAVDSGKWLQYVAETRIKSKSIDNTVESKMDKREERRKKAVGGKAGGGSQGRETRTKSTKKKSHRGKSGHNNVDSDDAHEAQDSGRKEFVLLTIVDVANEIGKQESLSDIEGLVPELASHLQAGLNQRAMALAEQLAQTTKINNLSVVEERLNAIALNIRIFDKGIKQLDKTVQPSLTKYLLKTLGVDLVTELIKVAAQQNVVQCPDVITNEARQKIIAELPPDVREPLNLIHKVASSGASVDELLNAAEPALAACCMVLRKYDKKKERPAVVGHREALLEQLSVTRDPALVLHLTTSILFTAVTQTALHMSGRHVFSILDFLLPYIQQDVRASLRAYHDLVLMVLSSADADAKQKVQWLLDRDLEDIKNIAINFKKQLKSDKPQDGNA encoded by the exons ATGACAGCTGTTGATTGGGATGAAGTGAAGAGATTAGCTGCGGACTTTCAGAAAGCGCAGCTAAGCTCGACGTTGCAAAG ACTTTCGGAGCGCAATTGTATTGAGATTGTGACAAGGCTATTGGAAAGTAAGCTCATCGAAGTTATCTTCACGACAGATGGTAAGGATTATATAACTCCTCAACATCTTATCAGAGAGATCAAAGATGAGTTGCAGGTCTCTGGAGGTCGCATTAACTTGGCAGAGTTGGCAAAAATACTCAATGTCGATCTCGCTCAG GTTTCAAAAGCTGCTGCAGATATTGAAAGACATGACAAGTCAATTAAAATCGTCCTGGGTCAACTCATTGACAAAACCTATGTCATGAAAATTTCTggggaaataaatgaaagattgAGCCAACATGGACACATTGATGTATCACAGCTCACTCTCAACTACGATCTGCCAGCGGAATTCCTGCAATCCACTGTAGAAAAAGAACTAGGAAAAACTATATTTGGTAGACAGGATGCACAGGACCTAAGAATGTTTTACACTGAAGGCTATGTTGCGCGAAATCGAGCAAAGACCAGAGGAGCATTGTCGGCGATTACCAGACCCACCCCAATTTCAGCTGTTCTTGGCCAATGCTCCGTACCAGAGAGAATCTTTCCAT CGATAGTTGACAACTTGCAAGAGCTGAGGCAGATACCAGGCATTGTGAGTGGGAAACAGGGTAACAACGGAATTTACGTTCCAACAATTTATTCAAAGGGTCAAAGCGAGTGGGTAGACAACTTTTACAAACAGAACGGCTATCTCG aATATGATGCTTTATTTCGACTTGGTTTGTCGGACCCACAAAACTTTGTCAAACGTCATTTTGTCAATGAGAAATTGACTATGCTAGACTCCGTTGCGGTAGGTTCTGCCGTGACAGATCAAGTAGATGCGAACGTTGAGGAGGCTGCGGCAACCGGCTCATTTGTTGATATATACCCGTTGCTGCCTTCGGTATTCACACCAGAAGATGCTGAAGCTTTGCTCAGAGATGCAATAAAACGGATAAACACAAACATTCACATTTTTGCTAACACTGTCGCTATCTCTGATGCTTTCCTTCAGAGTCTGCTCTTaccatttgaaaatattgtcgCAAAAAAAGCCGAGGCAGCAGTAGACAGTGGCAAGTGGCTACAGTATGTGGCAGAGACTAGAATCAAGTCAAAAAGTATCGATAATACAGTTGAGTCTAAAATGGACAAGCGGGAAGAACGTCGAAAAAAAGCAGTTGGGGGAAAGGCTGGGGGTGGGAGTCAGGGGCGTGAGACGAGAACAAAgtcaacgaagaagaagagtcaCCGTGGCAAAAGTGGGCACAACAACGTTGATTCAGATGATGCCCATGAAGCGCAGGATTCAGGGAGAAAGGAGTTTGTATTATTAACTATAGTCGACGTTGCGAATGAGATAGGCAAGCAGGAAAGTCTCTCGGACATCGAGGGTCTTGTTCCTGAGTTGGCTTCTCATTTACAAGCTGGCCTGAACCAACGCGCTATGGCTTTGGCTGAGCAACTTGCACAGAcaacaaaaattaacaatttgtCTGTAGTCGAGGAAAGATTGAACGCAATTGCtctaaatatacgtatatttgacAAGGGGATAAAACAACTTGACAAAACCGTTCAGCCAAGCCTCACCAAGTATCTACTGAAGACGTTGGGAGTCGATTTAGTGACTGAGTTAATTAAGGTTGCCGCACAGCAAAACGTTGTGCAATGTCCTGATGTGATTACGAATGAGGCAAGGCAGAAGATAATTGCAGAGCTACCGCCAGATGTGAGAGAACCCCTGAACTTAATTCACAAAGTAGCAAGTTCTGGAGCCTCCGTCGATGAGTTGCTGAATGCAGCAGAGCCTGCCTTAGCTGCCTGTTGCATGGTTTTGAGGAAGTATgacaagaagaaagaaaggccTGCAGTTGTTGGGCATCGAGAGGCTTTGTTGGAACAATTGTCAGTAACCCGAGACCCAGCCCTAGTCCTACATCTCACTACGAGCATACTCTTCACAGCTGTTACGCAGACAGCGCTTCATATGTCCGGCAGACACGTTTTCTCCATTCTTGATTTCCTGCTACCGTACATCCAACAGGACGTTCGTGCATCCTTACGGGCATATCACG aTCTAGTTTTGATGGTGCTCAGCTCAGCCGATGCGGACGCAAAGCAAAAAGTCCAGTGGCTATTAGACCGTGATCTAGAAGACATCAAAAATATtgcgatcaatttcaaaaagcaATTGAAATCCGACAAGCCACAAGATGGTAACGCGTAA
- the LOC105683104 gene encoding protein phosphatase PP2A 55 kDa regulatory subunit isoform X3, whose protein sequence is MAGNGDIQWCFSQVKGTLEDDVTEADIISCVEFNHDGDLLATGDKGGRVVIFQRDPISKNSIPRRGEYNVYSTFQSHEPEFDYLKSLEIEEKINKIRWLKRKNPAHFLLSTNDKTIKLWKVSERDKRVEGYNTKEENGSIRDPACITALRVPTIKPMELMVEASPRRIFANAHTYHINSISVNSDQETYLSADDLRINLWHLEITDQSFNIVDIKPTNMEELTEVITAAEFHPVECNLLVYSSSKGTIRLCDMRAAALCDRHSKLFEEPEDPTNRSFFSEIISSISDVKLSNSGRYMISRDYLSVKVWDLHMETKPIECYHVHDYLRSKLCSLYENDCIFDKFECCWSGNDSAIMTGSYNNFFRVFDRSTKRDLTLEAARDIAKPKTLLKPRKVCTGGKRKKDEISVDCLDFNKKILHTAWHPSENVVAVAATNNLFLFQDKL, encoded by the exons ATGGCCG GCAACGGTGATATACAGTGGTGCTTCTCACAGGTGAAGGGTACCCTAGAAGACGACGTTACGGAGG ctGATATAATCTCCTGCGTTGAGTTTAACCATGATGGCGATCTTCTCGCAACAGGAGACAAAGGCGGACGAGTCGTCATTTTCCAGAGAGATCCTATT agtAAAAACAGTATACCACGTCGCGGAGAGTACAACGTTTATAGTACCTTCCAAAGCCACGAACCAGAGTTTGATTACTTAAAATCTttagaaatagaagaaaaaattaacaaaattagatggcttaagagaaaaaatcctGCACACTTCCTACTTTCTACAAACGACAAGACTATTAAACTATGGAAAGTCAGTGAACGAGACAAGAGAGTCGAGGGATATAACactaaagaagaaaatggatCTATTAGGGATCCAGCTTGTATTACAGCGCTCAGG gTACCCACCATAAAACCAATGGAATTAATGGTGGAGGCGTCACCGAGACGGATTTTTGCCAATGCGCACACGTATCACATAAACAGTATCAGTGTCAATAGTGACCAGGAGACATATCTCAGTGCAGATGATCTTAGAATAAACCTGTGGCATCTTGAAATCACCGATCAGAGTTTca ATATCGTAGATATTAAGCCGACGAATATGGAAGAGCTGACAGAAGTGATAACTGCCGCTGAATTCCATCCAGTTGAGTGCAACTTATTAGTTTACAGCAGTAGCAAAGGAACAATCAGGCTGTGTGATATGAGGGCTGCTGCCCTATGTGATCGACATAGCAAACTTTTTGAAGAACCAGAAGATCCGACAAATAGAAGCTTTTTCTCAGAAATCATATCGTCAATTAGTGACGTAAAATTAAGCAACTCTGGCAGGTATATGATTAGCAGAGACTACCTCAGTGTCAAAGTTTGGGACCTACACATGGAGACTAAGCCCATCGAGTGTTATCAC GTGCACGATTACCTGAGATCAAAACTCTGTTCGTTGTACGAGAATGACTGCATTTTTGACAAATTCGAATGTTGTTGGAGTGGAAACGACTCGGCAATCATGACCGGTTCTTATAACAATTTCTTCAGAGTATTTGATCGCTCTACAAAACGAGATCTTACTTTAGAAGCTGCCCGTGATATCGCTAAGCCTAAAACACTGCTCAAACCACGAAAG GTATGCACAGGTGGTAAAcgcaaaaaagatgaaattagTGTAGATTGTTTGGactttaataaaaaaattctacatacCGCATGGCATCCGTCTGAAAATGTTGTTGCTGTAGCAGCTACCAACAATCTCTTTCTATTTCAAGACAAACTTTAG
- the LOC105683104 gene encoding protein phosphatase PP2A 55 kDa regulatory subunit isoform X1, with translation MKNPSSIMRQSSLTKLGSMINTAVNKRSGNGDIQWCFSQVKGTLEDDVTEADIISCVEFNHDGDLLATGDKGGRVVIFQRDPISKNSIPRRGEYNVYSTFQSHEPEFDYLKSLEIEEKINKIRWLKRKNPAHFLLSTNDKTIKLWKVSERDKRVEGYNTKEENGSIRDPACITALRVPTIKPMELMVEASPRRIFANAHTYHINSISVNSDQETYLSADDLRINLWHLEITDQSFNIVDIKPTNMEELTEVITAAEFHPVECNLLVYSSSKGTIRLCDMRAAALCDRHSKLFEEPEDPTNRSFFSEIISSISDVKLSNSGRYMISRDYLSVKVWDLHMETKPIECYHVHDYLRSKLCSLYENDCIFDKFECCWSGNDSAIMTGSYNNFFRVFDRSTKRDLTLEAARDIAKPKTLLKPRKVCTGGKRKKDEISVDCLDFNKKILHTAWHPSENVVAVAATNNLFLFQDKL, from the exons ATGAAGAACCCTTCGAGCATCATGAGGCAGTCAAGCCTCACCAAACTTGGGTCCATGATCAACACGGCCGTTAACAAAAGAAGTg GCAACGGTGATATACAGTGGTGCTTCTCACAGGTGAAGGGTACCCTAGAAGACGACGTTACGGAGG ctGATATAATCTCCTGCGTTGAGTTTAACCATGATGGCGATCTTCTCGCAACAGGAGACAAAGGCGGACGAGTCGTCATTTTCCAGAGAGATCCTATT agtAAAAACAGTATACCACGTCGCGGAGAGTACAACGTTTATAGTACCTTCCAAAGCCACGAACCAGAGTTTGATTACTTAAAATCTttagaaatagaagaaaaaattaacaaaattagatggcttaagagaaaaaatcctGCACACTTCCTACTTTCTACAAACGACAAGACTATTAAACTATGGAAAGTCAGTGAACGAGACAAGAGAGTCGAGGGATATAACactaaagaagaaaatggatCTATTAGGGATCCAGCTTGTATTACAGCGCTCAGG gTACCCACCATAAAACCAATGGAATTAATGGTGGAGGCGTCACCGAGACGGATTTTTGCCAATGCGCACACGTATCACATAAACAGTATCAGTGTCAATAGTGACCAGGAGACATATCTCAGTGCAGATGATCTTAGAATAAACCTGTGGCATCTTGAAATCACCGATCAGAGTTTca ATATCGTAGATATTAAGCCGACGAATATGGAAGAGCTGACAGAAGTGATAACTGCCGCTGAATTCCATCCAGTTGAGTGCAACTTATTAGTTTACAGCAGTAGCAAAGGAACAATCAGGCTGTGTGATATGAGGGCTGCTGCCCTATGTGATCGACATAGCAAACTTTTTGAAGAACCAGAAGATCCGACAAATAGAAGCTTTTTCTCAGAAATCATATCGTCAATTAGTGACGTAAAATTAAGCAACTCTGGCAGGTATATGATTAGCAGAGACTACCTCAGTGTCAAAGTTTGGGACCTACACATGGAGACTAAGCCCATCGAGTGTTATCAC GTGCACGATTACCTGAGATCAAAACTCTGTTCGTTGTACGAGAATGACTGCATTTTTGACAAATTCGAATGTTGTTGGAGTGGAAACGACTCGGCAATCATGACCGGTTCTTATAACAATTTCTTCAGAGTATTTGATCGCTCTACAAAACGAGATCTTACTTTAGAAGCTGCCCGTGATATCGCTAAGCCTAAAACACTGCTCAAACCACGAAAG GTATGCACAGGTGGTAAAcgcaaaaaagatgaaattagTGTAGATTGTTTGGactttaataaaaaaattctacatacCGCATGGCATCCGTCTGAAAATGTTGTTGCTGTAGCAGCTACCAACAATCTCTTTCTATTTCAAGACAAACTTTAG
- the LOC105683066 gene encoding E3 UFM1-protein ligase 1 homolog isoform X2, producing the protein MTAVDWDEVKRLAADFQKAQLSSTLQRLSERNCIEIVTRLLESKLIEVIFTTDDELQVSGGRINLAELAKILNVDLAQVSKAAADIERHDKSIKIVLGQLIDKTYVMKISGEINERLSQHGHIDVSQLTLNYDLPAEFLQSTVEKELGKTIFGRQDAQDLRMFYTEGYVARNRAKTRGALSAITRPTPISAVLGQCSVPERIFPSIVDNLQELRQIPGIVSGKQGNNGIYVPTIYSKGQSEWVDNFYKQNGYLEYDALFRLGLSDPQNFVKRHFVNEKLTMLDSVAVGSAVTDQVDANVEEAAATGSFVDIYPLLPSVFTPEDAEALLRDAIKRINTNIHIFANTVAISDAFLQSLLLPFENIVAKKAEAAVDSGKWLQYVAETRIKSKSIDNTVESKMDKREERRKKAVGGKAGGGSQGRETRTKSTKKKSHRGKSGHNNVDSDDAHEAQDSGRKEFVLLTIVDVANEIGKQESLSDIEGLVPELASHLQAGLNQRAMALAEQLAQTTKINNLSVVEERLNAIALNIRIFDKGIKQLDKTVQPSLTKYLLKTLGVDLVTELIKVAAQQNVVQCPDVITNEARQKIIAELPPDVREPLNLIHKVASSGASVDELLNAAEPALAACCMVLRKYDKKKERPAVVGHREALLEQLSVTRDPALVLHLTTSILFTAVTQTALHMSGRHVFSILDFLLPYIQQDVRASLRAYHDLVLMVLSSADADAKQKVQWLLDRDLEDIKNIAINFKKQLKSDKPQDGNA; encoded by the exons ATGACAGCTGTTGATTGGGATGAAGTGAAGAGATTAGCTGCGGACTTTCAGAAAGCGCAGCTAAGCTCGACGTTGCAAAG ACTTTCGGAGCGCAATTGTATTGAGATTGTGACAAGGCTATTGGAAAGTAAGCTCATCGAAGTTATCTTCACGACAGATG ATGAGTTGCAGGTCTCTGGAGGTCGCATTAACTTGGCAGAGTTGGCAAAAATACTCAATGTCGATCTCGCTCAG GTTTCAAAAGCTGCTGCAGATATTGAAAGACATGACAAGTCAATTAAAATCGTCCTGGGTCAACTCATTGACAAAACCTATGTCATGAAAATTTCTggggaaataaatgaaagattgAGCCAACATGGACACATTGATGTATCACAGCTCACTCTCAACTACGATCTGCCAGCGGAATTCCTGCAATCCACTGTAGAAAAAGAACTAGGAAAAACTATATTTGGTAGACAGGATGCACAGGACCTAAGAATGTTTTACACTGAAGGCTATGTTGCGCGAAATCGAGCAAAGACCAGAGGAGCATTGTCGGCGATTACCAGACCCACCCCAATTTCAGCTGTTCTTGGCCAATGCTCCGTACCAGAGAGAATCTTTCCAT CGATAGTTGACAACTTGCAAGAGCTGAGGCAGATACCAGGCATTGTGAGTGGGAAACAGGGTAACAACGGAATTTACGTTCCAACAATTTATTCAAAGGGTCAAAGCGAGTGGGTAGACAACTTTTACAAACAGAACGGCTATCTCG aATATGATGCTTTATTTCGACTTGGTTTGTCGGACCCACAAAACTTTGTCAAACGTCATTTTGTCAATGAGAAATTGACTATGCTAGACTCCGTTGCGGTAGGTTCTGCCGTGACAGATCAAGTAGATGCGAACGTTGAGGAGGCTGCGGCAACCGGCTCATTTGTTGATATATACCCGTTGCTGCCTTCGGTATTCACACCAGAAGATGCTGAAGCTTTGCTCAGAGATGCAATAAAACGGATAAACACAAACATTCACATTTTTGCTAACACTGTCGCTATCTCTGATGCTTTCCTTCAGAGTCTGCTCTTaccatttgaaaatattgtcgCAAAAAAAGCCGAGGCAGCAGTAGACAGTGGCAAGTGGCTACAGTATGTGGCAGAGACTAGAATCAAGTCAAAAAGTATCGATAATACAGTTGAGTCTAAAATGGACAAGCGGGAAGAACGTCGAAAAAAAGCAGTTGGGGGAAAGGCTGGGGGTGGGAGTCAGGGGCGTGAGACGAGAACAAAgtcaacgaagaagaagagtcaCCGTGGCAAAAGTGGGCACAACAACGTTGATTCAGATGATGCCCATGAAGCGCAGGATTCAGGGAGAAAGGAGTTTGTATTATTAACTATAGTCGACGTTGCGAATGAGATAGGCAAGCAGGAAAGTCTCTCGGACATCGAGGGTCTTGTTCCTGAGTTGGCTTCTCATTTACAAGCTGGCCTGAACCAACGCGCTATGGCTTTGGCTGAGCAACTTGCACAGAcaacaaaaattaacaatttgtCTGTAGTCGAGGAAAGATTGAACGCAATTGCtctaaatatacgtatatttgacAAGGGGATAAAACAACTTGACAAAACCGTTCAGCCAAGCCTCACCAAGTATCTACTGAAGACGTTGGGAGTCGATTTAGTGACTGAGTTAATTAAGGTTGCCGCACAGCAAAACGTTGTGCAATGTCCTGATGTGATTACGAATGAGGCAAGGCAGAAGATAATTGCAGAGCTACCGCCAGATGTGAGAGAACCCCTGAACTTAATTCACAAAGTAGCAAGTTCTGGAGCCTCCGTCGATGAGTTGCTGAATGCAGCAGAGCCTGCCTTAGCTGCCTGTTGCATGGTTTTGAGGAAGTATgacaagaagaaagaaaggccTGCAGTTGTTGGGCATCGAGAGGCTTTGTTGGAACAATTGTCAGTAACCCGAGACCCAGCCCTAGTCCTACATCTCACTACGAGCATACTCTTCACAGCTGTTACGCAGACAGCGCTTCATATGTCCGGCAGACACGTTTTCTCCATTCTTGATTTCCTGCTACCGTACATCCAACAGGACGTTCGTGCATCCTTACGGGCATATCACG aTCTAGTTTTGATGGTGCTCAGCTCAGCCGATGCGGACGCAAAGCAAAAAGTCCAGTGGCTATTAGACCGTGATCTAGAAGACATCAAAAATATtgcgatcaatttcaaaaagcaATTGAAATCCGACAAGCCACAAGATGGTAACGCGTAA